In the Gossypium arboreum isolate Shixiya-1 chromosome 10, ASM2569848v2, whole genome shotgun sequence genome, one interval contains:
- the LOC108487404 gene encoding uncharacterized protein LOC108487404 — MSLIAGSYERFIWGFKLKPLTHDPPSQSLTLTQIFSYPSHIAPITTVAAAGPAAASGSSDDTIHIYDLSSAASLGPLHHFSSSITSLSFYCPPNLSFPRNLLSAAADGTISIFDTEPFVLLKSFRSHKKCINDLAVHPSGKLALSVSRDGCLAMSNLMRGKRSFCCRLGKEATIVKFDASGDRFFMASEEKIGVHLAEDARLLFELDNQKRVLCAASGEGGILFTGGESRSITAWDTNSGKVAYCIEDAHSTRLKGIVVLTKDGGSDDEPYLVASASSDGFIRVWDVRMAVKEKPNPLAEAITKSRLTCLAGSSLKTSKRPRIGKSTPKEEDVAEEV, encoded by the exons ATGTCCCTAATAGCAGGTTCCTACGAACGTTTCATTTGGGGCTTCAAACTGAAACCCCTAACTCATGACCCCCCTTCTCAATCTCTCACTCTTACCCAAATCTTCTCTTACCCATCCCACATCGCCCCCATAACCACCGTAGCCGCCGCTGGTCCAGCCGCTGCTTCCGGCTCTTCAGATGACACCATCCACATCTACGACCTCTCATCCGCCGCTTCCCTCGGTCCTCTTCACCACTTCTCCTCCTCCATCACTTCCCTCTCTTTCTACTGCCCTCCAAACCTCTCCTTCCCTCGTAATCTCCTCTCCGCCGCTGCTGATGGCACCATATCCATCTTTGACACGGAACCCTTTGTTCTTCTCAAGTCCTTTAGGTCCCATAAAAAGTGTATCAATGATTTGGCTGTTCATCCTTCTGGGAAGCTTGCTTTGAGTGTTTCTCGTGATGGGTGTTTGGCTATGTCGAATTTGATGAGAGGAAAAAGGAGCTTTTGTTGTAGGCTGGGAAAAGAAGCGACGATTGTTAAATTTGATGCGAGTGGAGACAGGTTTTTTATGGCTTCCGAGGAGAAAATTGGTGTTCATTTAGCGGAAGATGCTAGGTTATTGTTTGAGTTGGATAATCAAAAACGAGTTCTTTGTGCTGCTTCTGGAGAG GGTGGAATTTTATTTACTGGTGGTGAGAGCCGTAGTATTACAGCATGGGACACAAACagtggtaaggttgcttattgcATCGAGGATGCACATTCTACCCGTCTAAAAGGTATTGTTGTGCTTACCAAAGATGGTGGTAGTGATGATGAACCATATTTAGTGGCATCTGCATCATCTGATGGGTTTATTCGTGTTTGGGATGTTCGGATGGCTGTCAAGGAGAAGCCAAATCCATTGGCCGAGGCTATTACGAAGTCCAGGCTGACTTGTCTTGCTGGATCATCTCTCAAAA CTTCTAAACGACCTCGAATTGGGAAGAGTACTCCTAAAGAAGAGGATGTGGCAGAAGAAGTATAA
- the LOC108487458 gene encoding uncharacterized protein LOC108487458 gives MSQEQNQPSPAAAQPDRRPPFDPSRMIGIIKRKALIKELAAVYHGECLAYCQELLELQKKWNEPFIDDKSPDDSRKKMKPPKRLKKSR, from the exons ATGAGCCAAGAACAGAACCAACCTTCTCCTGCTGCTGCTCAGCCAGATCGGCGTCCTCCATTCGATCCCAGTCGAA TGATTGGCATTATTAAGAGGAAGGCATTAATAAAAGAATTAGCTGCTGTATACCATGGTGAATGCCTTGCATACTGTCAAGAACTTCTTGAGCTTCAGAAAAAGTGGAATGAG CCCTTTATTGATGATAAAAGCCCTGATGATTCGAGGAAGAAAATGAAGCCTCCAAAACGGCTAAAGAAGTCTCGCTAA